In a single window of the Equus quagga isolate Etosha38 chromosome 7, UCLA_HA_Equagga_1.0, whole genome shotgun sequence genome:
- the TMEM270 gene encoding transmembrane protein 270, whose amino-acid sequence MEVVPPVRSSLWGILRLLAKLCVLLVQNRAHLYNFLLLKIVLFNHWLSGLAQEAQGSCGQQAYPPTPVLTACPMARVLRAGLALMEVPVQLVLRAPRLVWAGMLGCARAFSLAPKRLGAWEWLGLSVATWMDLLLSCLHSLMLVVLLLLLLTWKLCWKAHRCSLGWLPSKALLENCVVLELLALLKRLYWWVESTTVLTSWHLAYLVTWTTCLASHLLQAAFEHTAQLAQAQEAEPQEALGPLSESLFPEPLAPQAGPVLPEHGTPGE is encoded by the exons ATGGAGGTCGTCCCCCCGGTCAGATCCAGCCTCTGGGGGATTCTGCGGCTGCTGGCGAAGCTCTGTGTGCTG CTGGTGCAGAACCGGGCCCACCTCTATAATTTCTTGCTCCTCAAGATCGTCCTCTTCAACCACTGGctgtcggggctggcccaggaggcccaggggTCCTGTGGCCAGCAGGCCTACCCACCCACCCCGGTGCTCACAGCCTGCCCCATGGCCCGGGTTCTCCGGGCTGGGCTGGCACTGATGGAGGTTCCTGTGCAGCTGGTGCTGCGGGCACCCAGGCTGGTGTGGGCAGGCATGCTTGGCTGTGCCCGGGCCTTTAGCCTGGCCCCGAAGCGGCTAGGCGCCTGGGAGTGGCTGGGCCTGTCTGTGGCCACCTGGATGGACCTGCTTCTGTCATGTCTACACAGCCTGATGCTGGTGGtcttgttgctgctgctgctgacctGGAAGTTGTGCTGGAAGGCCCACCGCTGTAGCCTGGGCTGGCTGCCCAGcaag GCGCTGCTGGAGAACTGCGTGGTGCTGGAGCTCCTGGCCCTGCTGAAGCGTCTGTACTGGTGGGTGGAGAGCACGACAGTGCTCACCTCCTGGCACCTGGCCTATCTTGTCACATGGACCACCTGCCTCGCCTCCCACCTGCTGCAGGCTGCCTTTGAGCACACAGCCCAGctggcccaggcccaggaggCTGAGCCCCAGGAGGCCCTAGGTCCCTTGTCTGAGTCCCTTTTCCCTGAGCCCCTGGCCCCCCAGGCTGGGCCAGTCCTGCCAGAGCATGGAACCCCTGGAGAATAA
- the CLDN4 gene encoding claudin-4, whose product MASMGLQVMGIALAVLGWLGAILSCALPMWRVSAFIGSNIVTSQTIWEGLWMNCVVQSTGQMQCKVYDSLLALPQDLQAARALMVICIILAVLGVLLAVVGGKCTNCVEDESSKAKIMIVAGVVFLLAGLLSIVPVSWTAHNVIRDFYNPLVASGQKREMGASLYVGWAASGLLILGGALLCCNCPPRTDKPYSAKYSAARSGPASNYV is encoded by the coding sequence ATGGCTTCTATGGGGCTGCAGGTGATGGGCATCGCCCTGGCCGTGCTGGGCTGGCTGGGCGCCATACTGAGCTGCGCGCTGCCCATGTGGCGCGTATCGGCCTTCATTGGCAGCAATATCGTCACGTCGCAGACCATCTGGGAGGGCCTGTGGATGAACTGCGTGGTGCAGAGCACGGGCCAGATGCAGTGCAAGGTGTACGACTCGCTGCTGGCGCTGCCGCAGGACCTGCAGGCCGCCCGCGCCCTCATGGTCATCTGCATTATCCTGGCCGTGCTGGGCGTGTTGCTGGCCGTGGTGGGCGGCAAGTGCACCAACTGTGTGGAGGACGAGAGCTCCAAGGCCAAGATCATGATTGTGGCGGGCGTGGTGTTCCTGCTGGCTGGCCTGCTGTCCATAGTGCCCGTGTCCTGGACGGCCCACAATGTCATCCGTGACTTCTACAACCCACTGGTGGCCTCTGGCCAGAAGCGCGAGATGGGCGCCTCACTCTACGTCGGCTGGGCCGCCTCCGGCCTGCTGATTCTCGGCGGGGCCCTACTCTGCTGCAATTGCCCGCCCAGAACAGACAAGCCCTACTCGGCCAAGTACTCAGCCGCCCGCTCCGGCCCAGCCAGCAACTACGTGTAA
- the METTL27 gene encoding LOW QUALITY PROTEIN: methyltransferase-like protein 27 (The sequence of the model RefSeq protein was modified relative to this genomic sequence to represent the inferred CDS: inserted 2 bases in 1 codon), whose translation MAQEEGGSLSEARARVGALHGITDLAQKLLFYDRWALDYDQDVAALQYRAPRLAVDCLMQALPGPPHAALILDVACGTGLVAAELQARGFLQLHGVDGSPAMLEQARARGLYQHLSLCTLGQEPLPSSEGTFDAVLMVGALSDGQVPCSAIPELLRVTKPGGLVCLTTRTNPSNLRYKEALEATLDRLEQAGAWERVVAWPXWTSGNWLPPSSSWCLALPTVMVSSLASSTCTKSRRQPRLREGGPVPSPRLASDSLCGLSRSMLRPPLLHL comes from the exons ATGGCCCAGGAGGAGGGCGGAAGCCTCAGCGAGGCGCGTGCGCGGGTCGGGGCCTTGCACGGCATCACCGACCTGGCCCAGAAGCTCCTCTTCTATGACCGCTGGGCTCTGGACTATGACCAG GATGTGGCCGCCCTGCAGTACCGTGCCCCCCGCCTCGCAGTGGACTGCCTCATGCAAGCCCTTCCGGGCCCGCCCCATGCTGCCCTGATCCTGGATGTAGCCTGTGGCACTGGCCTGGTGGCTGCAGAG CTGCAGGCTCGGGGCTTCCTCCAGTTGCATGGGGTGGATGGGAGCCCAGCGATGCTGGAGCAGGCCCGGGCCCGTGGCCTCTACCAGCACCTCAGCCTCTGCACCCTGGGTCAGgagcctctgcccagctctgaAG GGACCTTCGACGCAGTGCTGATGGTGGGTGCCCTCAGTGACGGCCAGGTGCCCTGCAGTGCGATACCTGAGCTCCTGCGAGTTACCAAGCCAG gtggGCTGGTGTGTCTGACCACCAGGACCAACCCATCCAATCTGCGATACAAGGAGGCACTGGAGGCCACCCTGGACCGGCTGGAGCAGGCCGGGGCCTGGGAACGCGTGGTGGCCTGGCC GTGGACCAGTGGGAACTGGCTACCTCCGAGCTCGAGCTGGTGCCTGGCACTTCCAACAGTGATGGTTTCATCTCTGGCATCATCTACCTGTACCAAAAGCAGAAGGCAGCCCAGGTTGAGGGAGGGAGGCCCAGTCCCCAGTCCCCGGCTGGCCTCTGACTCTCTGTGTGGCCTCAGTCGGTCCATGCTCAGGCCTCCTctgcttcatctgtaa